From one Halosimplex rubrum genomic stretch:
- a CDS encoding zinc-dependent metalloprotease, whose protein sequence is MGIYESVRAVTTASGDGPVDWGAVADAAKASTDPGSIALTPEEEAAYAADVRDARDRVRSVGDVAFDLPEVVEIQTRHHWIDANVATFERVMRPLEEQVTMFPGASRVVNTGTMSVALAFLGNNVLGQYDPLLLAEGDDHALYFVHPNIEKVADALEVDFDRFRRWIAFHEVAHAAEFGAAPWLSDHLESTMEGAVAALGEGSLDRDALQDLDTTMTAVEGYAELVMDRAFDDEYADLREKVEARRRGRGPVSQLMRRLLGLGMKRRQYERGKAFFDAVADERGVAGASAVWESPETLPADAELDDPTLWLARVAE, encoded by the coding sequence ATGGGAATCTACGAGAGCGTCCGGGCGGTCACGACGGCCTCCGGTGACGGCCCCGTCGACTGGGGCGCCGTCGCCGACGCCGCGAAGGCCTCGACCGACCCCGGGTCGATCGCGCTCACGCCCGAGGAGGAGGCCGCCTACGCCGCGGACGTGCGCGACGCTCGCGACCGCGTGCGGTCGGTCGGCGACGTGGCGTTCGACCTGCCGGAGGTCGTCGAGATCCAGACCCGCCACCACTGGATCGACGCCAACGTCGCCACCTTCGAGCGCGTCATGCGCCCGCTCGAGGAGCAGGTGACGATGTTCCCCGGCGCCAGCCGGGTCGTCAACACCGGGACGATGAGCGTCGCGCTCGCCTTCCTCGGCAACAACGTCCTCGGCCAGTACGACCCCCTCTTGCTCGCCGAGGGCGACGACCACGCGCTGTATTTCGTCCACCCGAACATCGAGAAAGTGGCCGACGCGCTGGAGGTCGACTTCGACCGCTTCCGCCGCTGGATCGCCTTCCACGAGGTCGCCCACGCCGCCGAGTTCGGCGCCGCTCCCTGGCTCTCCGACCACCTCGAATCGACGATGGAGGGCGCCGTCGCGGCGCTCGGCGAGGGGAGCCTCGACCGCGACGCCCTGCAGGACCTGGACACCACGATGACCGCCGTCGAGGGCTACGCCGAACTCGTCATGGACCGGGCGTTCGACGACGAGTACGCCGACCTCCGCGAGAAGGTCGAGGCCCGGCGCCGCGGCCGCGGCCCCGTCTCACAGCTGATGCGGCGCCTGCTCGGCCTCGGTATGAAACGGCGCCAGTACGAGCGCGGCAAGGCCTTCTTCGACGCCGTCGCCGACGAGCGCGGCGTCGCCGGCGCCTCGGCGGTCTGGGAGTCACCCGAGACTCTCCCCGCCGACGCCGAACTCGACGACCCGACGCTGTGGCTCGCTCGCGTGGCCGAGTGA
- a CDS encoding enolase C-terminal domain-like protein: protein MAPEITKIESVEFAYEIPEMGTDQHGFNLVYEPGESVERKLFAVTVHTDEGITGEYVGGNSPGAAQINTFADYLVGKNPLEREKHWSEIKRALRKYDRMGIGPVDIALWDFAGKYHDAPIHELLGTYRERLPAYASTYHGDENGGLETPEDFADFAEHCLDLGYPGFKIHGWGGSDGSRDLERELDAVHAVGDRVGDEMDLMHDPACELETLADALKLGRALDEQEFFWYEDPYRDGGVSQHAHRKLRQQLDTPILQTEHVRGLEPFTDFIDAESTDFVRADPEYDGGITGAIKRARVAEGHGLDVEFHAPGPAQRHCMAAVRNSNYYEMALVHPDAPNTTPPVYTGDYEDQLDTVDDEGTVPVPDGPGLGVDYDWDYIEANATGSVHVYE from the coding sequence ATGGCCCCGGAGATCACGAAGATAGAGAGCGTCGAGTTCGCCTACGAGATCCCCGAGATGGGGACCGACCAGCACGGGTTCAACCTCGTCTACGAGCCCGGCGAGAGCGTCGAGCGCAAGCTGTTCGCCGTCACCGTCCACACCGACGAGGGGATCACCGGCGAGTACGTCGGCGGCAACTCCCCGGGCGCCGCCCAGATCAACACCTTCGCCGACTACCTCGTCGGCAAGAACCCCCTGGAACGGGAGAAACACTGGTCGGAGATCAAACGCGCCCTGCGCAAGTACGACCGCATGGGCATCGGCCCCGTCGACATCGCGCTGTGGGACTTCGCCGGCAAGTACCACGACGCGCCGATCCACGAACTGCTCGGGACCTACCGCGAGCGGCTCCCCGCATACGCCTCGACGTACCACGGTGACGAGAACGGCGGCCTCGAAACCCCCGAGGACTTCGCCGACTTCGCCGAGCACTGTCTCGACCTGGGCTACCCCGGCTTCAAGATCCACGGCTGGGGCGGCAGCGACGGCTCGCGGGACCTGGAGCGGGAACTCGACGCCGTCCATGCCGTCGGCGACCGCGTCGGCGACGAGATGGACCTGATGCACGACCCCGCTTGCGAACTGGAGACGCTGGCCGACGCGCTGAAGCTCGGCCGCGCCCTCGACGAGCAGGAGTTCTTCTGGTACGAGGACCCCTACCGCGACGGGGGCGTCTCCCAGCACGCCCACCGCAAGCTCCGCCAGCAGCTCGACACGCCGATCCTCCAGACCGAACACGTCCGCGGGCTGGAGCCGTTCACGGACTTCATCGACGCCGAATCGACCGACTTCGTCCGCGCAGACCCCGAGTACGACGGCGGGATCACCGGCGCCATCAAACGCGCCCGCGTCGCAGAGGGCCACGGCCTCGACGTGGAGTTCCACGCGCCCGGGCCCGCCCAGCGACACTGCATGGCCGCCGTCCGCAACAGCAACTACTACGAGATGGCGCTGGTCCACCCCGACGCGCCCAACACCACCCCGCCGGTGTACACCGGCGACTACGAGGACCAGCTCGACACCGTCGACG